In Chitinispirillales bacterium ANBcel5, a single window of DNA contains:
- the lipA gene encoding lipoyl synthase, producing MSDLSAISSDEEKKEYPGRFPKWLKRPVAFSGKQNSVEHHLKSAGLHTVCSEAKCPNRSECYNKGTATFLIMGNVCTRNCSFCSVNHGSPLPPDPSEGMRVAEAAAKMGLKHVVITSVTRDDLVDGGASCFAQVVQAINCKLPGAVVEILIPDFKGNKDSLTTVLQSSPGILNHNIETVPRLYASIRPEADYNRSLDLLKAASQINPDVRTKSGIMVGLGETEAEVRGVLEDLFETGCTIITIGQYLRPSKRQFPVREFVSPDQFAVYEQIGREIGFKQVFAGPYVRSSYRAEEICKGF from the coding sequence ATGAGTGATCTTTCAGCTATCTCCTCTGATGAGGAAAAAAAAGAGTATCCCGGCAGATTTCCTAAATGGCTTAAGAGGCCTGTGGCATTTTCCGGAAAGCAAAACAGCGTCGAGCACCACCTAAAAAGTGCAGGTTTGCATACTGTGTGCTCTGAAGCTAAATGTCCAAACAGAAGCGAATGCTATAATAAGGGAACAGCAACATTTCTTATTATGGGCAATGTTTGCACCCGCAACTGTTCTTTTTGTTCTGTTAACCATGGCTCACCTCTCCCCCCCGATCCTTCTGAGGGCATGAGGGTTGCAGAGGCTGCAGCGAAAATGGGGCTTAAGCATGTAGTAATTACTTCTGTGACCAGAGACGATCTGGTGGATGGTGGAGCATCCTGCTTTGCGCAGGTGGTTCAAGCAATAAACTGTAAACTCCCAGGTGCGGTGGTCGAAATTCTTATCCCAGACTTTAAAGGAAATAAAGATTCTTTAACAACGGTTCTTCAGAGTTCCCCGGGTATTTTAAACCATAACATCGAAACTGTTCCTCGACTCTACGCCTCAATACGGCCTGAAGCTGACTACAATCGTTCCCTTGATCTTCTTAAGGCCGCATCACAGATAAACCCTGATGTGAGAACAAAGTCTGGAATAATGGTAGGGCTTGGAGAAACTGAAGCTGAGGTAAGGGGAGTGTTAGAGGATCTTTTTGAAACTGGGTGCACAATTATCACAATCGGGCAGTACTTAAGGCCTTCAAAGCGGCAATTCCCGGTTCGGGAGTTTGTTTCACCAGATCAGTTTGCGGTGTATGAGCAAATTGGAAGGGAGATTGGTTTTAAGCAGGTTTTTGCCGGGCCCTATGTGCGTAGTTCCTACCGTGCAGAAGAGATTTGTAAGGGTTTCTAA
- the raiA gene encoding ribosome-associated translation inhibitor RaiA, which translates to MEIQITSRHSKASQALQDTITSEIAKLEKFSDKITSCHVILDSEHVDRTVEITMNSRGHQVVGAARAENIGKAIDSAIEKVTRQLKKINEKVKNHKVDKSLLVSKETDVEDI; encoded by the coding sequence ATGGAGATTCAGATTACTTCACGTCACTCCAAAGCATCTCAGGCTCTTCAGGATACCATTACTTCTGAAATAGCTAAGTTGGAAAAATTTTCCGACAAAATTACCTCCTGCCATGTGATTTTAGACAGTGAACATGTGGACAGAACTGTTGAAATAACAATGAATTCAAGGGGACACCAGGTAGTTGGAGCTGCCCGTGCAGAAAATATTGGAAAAGCTATTGATTCTGCCATCGAGAAAGTAACTCGCCAGCTTAAAAAGATAAACGAGAAGGTAAAAAATCACAAAGTAGATAAAAGTTTACTGGTTAGTAAAGAGACGGATGTTGAGGATATTTAA
- a CDS encoding MlaD family protein: MRRSNVDLVVGASILLAILILVSGVLWLKESSLSRSMVTYTALFENVGTLQVGDPVLVNGVNKGVVTRIDIRGTEVAVVLSIDRDITLTDSTSFVVQNIGLMGERGVGVQLTGKGVPLQPNTTQDTAFVRGRFDSGIAEAMGMLGTVLGEVETLTGNVTAIVENTIGDTAFSDFYYSMITRLDTISRVTERLLRTNEPLIEGSIRDITKLSADLKTLVEKNSGNVDQIIEDGAALSSQALEVVSRVDTLSVSMNNIVGKIERGEGALGQLIQDEELYPELKKTLTAIDTLVNEIQNDALRVRLRLGFGRKRR; the protein is encoded by the coding sequence GTGAGAAGAAGTAATGTTGATTTGGTTGTTGGTGCATCTATACTGCTGGCTATACTGATTTTGGTCTCTGGGGTGCTTTGGTTAAAGGAGTCTTCACTTTCACGCAGCATGGTAACGTATACTGCGCTTTTTGAAAATGTAGGGACACTTCAGGTGGGGGATCCGGTTCTGGTTAATGGTGTGAATAAGGGAGTAGTTACCAGAATAGATATTCGGGGTACCGAGGTAGCGGTGGTTCTAAGTATAGATAGAGATATTACCCTCACAGATTCCACCTCCTTTGTGGTGCAAAACATTGGATTAATGGGTGAGAGGGGAGTAGGGGTTCAGCTTACCGGTAAGGGGGTTCCCCTGCAGCCAAACACAACTCAGGATACAGCTTTTGTACGAGGGCGTTTCGATTCCGGAATAGCTGAGGCGATGGGCATGCTTGGCACAGTGCTTGGTGAAGTTGAAACACTCACCGGAAACGTAACTGCTATAGTTGAAAACACTATCGGGGATACAGCATTTTCTGACTTCTACTATTCTATGATTACACGCCTTGACACAATTTCCCGTGTTACAGAGCGATTGTTGCGTACCAATGAGCCTCTCATAGAAGGAAGTATCAGAGACATAACCAAGCTGAGTGCTGATTTAAAAACCTTGGTTGAAAAAAACAGTGGCAATGTTGACCAGATTATCGAGGATGGGGCAGCTTTGAGTTCTCAGGCTCTGGAGGTTGTTTCCCGAGTGGATACATTATCGGTATCTATGAATAATATTGTAGGAAAGATTGAGCGTGGAGAAGGCGCTTTGGGGCAACTGATTCAGGACGAGGAGTTATATCCTGAGCTTAAAAAAACGCTTACTGCAATAGATACGCTGGTAAATGAGATTCAAAATGATGCGCTACGTGTTAGGTTGCGTTTGGGCTTTGGCAGAAAAAGAAGATAG
- a CDS encoding HPr family phosphocarrier protein — protein MTERTVKVVNSLGIHARPASLIVQTAMKHKSSIQLIKDEVPADAKSIMSVMMLAASVNTSVVIRAEGEDEKEAVDSIAALFEKKFNEE, from the coding sequence ATGACAGAGCGTACAGTTAAGGTTGTTAATTCATTGGGTATACACGCCAGACCTGCTTCACTTATTGTACAGACTGCAATGAAGCATAAATCATCTATTCAACTCATTAAGGATGAGGTGCCGGCAGATGCCAAAAGCATCATGAGCGTTATGATGCTGGCAGCCTCGGTTAATACTTCTGTAGTGATCAGGGCAGAGGGAGAAGATGAGAAAGAGGCCGTAGATTCTATTGCGGCACTTTTTGAAAAGAAGTTTAATGAAGAATGA
- a CDS encoding homoserine dehydrogenase, which yields MVQRLNIGLIGAGTVGGGVIKVLNSRQEYFNRELGLSVHLERVVDKDTELFSKLPVGDAQCSTDIEDILGDDTIPIVVELIGGTTFAKKLVIDALNRGKHVVTANKALIAEHGPEIFETAAKNGVSVYFEAAVGGGMPVIKAIREGLVGNDIVSIKTIINGTCNYILTRMTQDGRAFNDVLKEAQVKGYAEADPTLDVGGGDTAHKVAIMASLTSNGYVPYEKISCEGITAIAKEDIDYANELGYTIKLLGVIKKSSDESVDVRVHPVMLSDDHILASVSNEFNAVLLEGDSVGEVLLYGKGAGELPTASAVVSDIIDVARNMVSQDPVRIPTDHYSSKRAVPVTSMDQISGRYYMRFSVADVPGVLATITKFLGDEGISIASVIQREIDLEERVPVIIVTHHAAEKGIRTAIEQIEKTDFIRARTQVIRIED from the coding sequence ATGGTGCAGAGGTTAAATATTGGTCTAATTGGGGCTGGAACAGTAGGTGGTGGAGTAATTAAAGTGCTTAATTCCCGTCAGGAGTATTTTAACCGAGAACTGGGGCTTTCGGTACATCTTGAGAGGGTTGTTGATAAGGATACTGAGCTTTTTTCAAAATTGCCTGTAGGGGATGCTCAGTGTAGTACTGATATAGAAGATATACTTGGTGATGACACAATCCCCATAGTGGTGGAGCTGATCGGTGGGACTACTTTTGCAAAGAAGCTTGTTATAGATGCGCTTAACCGGGGTAAACACGTTGTTACTGCGAATAAGGCGTTGATTGCTGAACATGGGCCGGAAATATTCGAGACTGCAGCGAAAAACGGTGTTTCGGTCTATTTTGAGGCTGCTGTTGGTGGTGGCATGCCTGTTATAAAGGCAATCAGAGAGGGGTTGGTTGGAAATGATATTGTTTCCATCAAAACTATCATAAATGGGACCTGTAATTACATTTTGACCAGAATGACTCAAGATGGGCGTGCCTTCAATGATGTGCTTAAGGAGGCTCAGGTCAAGGGGTATGCTGAAGCTGATCCTACGCTTGATGTAGGCGGGGGGGATACAGCACATAAAGTCGCAATTATGGCCTCTTTAACTTCAAACGGCTATGTCCCTTATGAGAAGATATCCTGTGAAGGAATAACTGCTATTGCCAAGGAGGATATAGATTATGCAAATGAACTGGGGTATACGATAAAGCTTCTGGGGGTTATAAAAAAGAGTAGCGATGAAAGTGTAGATGTGCGTGTACATCCTGTGATGCTTAGTGATGACCATATTTTAGCATCGGTTTCCAATGAGTTTAACGCTGTGTTGCTTGAAGGTGATTCGGTGGGTGAGGTTCTTCTTTATGGAAAGGGTGCTGGTGAGTTGCCTACAGCCTCTGCTGTGGTAAGTGATATAATTGATGTGGCAAGAAATATGGTAAGTCAGGATCCGGTGCGAATTCCTACCGACCATTACAGTTCAAAAAGAGCGGTGCCGGTTACCTCAATGGATCAAATATCGGGACGTTACTATATGCGCTTTAGTGTTGCAGATGTGCCTGGTGTGCTAGCTACTATAACCAAATTTCTGGGTGATGAAGGGATATCTATAGCCTCGGTTATTCAGCGGGAAATTGACTTGGAAGAGCGGGTGCCTGTGATTATTGTAACGCATCATGCTGCAGAGAAGGGGATAAGAACAGCTATTGAGCAGATAGAGAAGACTGACTTTATACGTGCCCGCACTCAGGTTATCAGAATAGAGGACTGA
- the thrC gene encoding threonine synthase, giving the protein MNYVSTRNNHPAVQSSQAINLGMVPSGGLFVPETIPQLSINDCIGKSYTATAEQVLAPLLDDFSSKEIKDCVALAYDNSFDVPDVINLSKVSPDSWVLELWHGPTAAFKDVALQIMPHFMRYSKQKNSERRHTLIMVATSGDTGKAALEGFKDCEGISIVVFFPHGGVSEVQKLQMLTTSGNNTSVIAVEGNFDDCQSSVKELFSDKQLREKAQRKGVAFSSANSINWGRLCPQIVYYVKAYASLVEKGEVAVGESIDFCIPTGNFGNILAGYYAQKMGLPIRKLICASNKNNVLTDFFKTGHYDRNRQFHRTMSPSMDILISSNLERFLFEMTGHNADKVLKWYNQLQDRGEFKVDEETFETMRAVIEASWVDEPAVLETIGEVYKQSGYVLDTHTAVAFAASRKVKKDAVPVIIASTASPFKFSGDVLQGLNKGEAAEDEFESVRKLHELSKMNIHRAVDGLKEKRINHGLVISKGEMGKVVEKIVSEIV; this is encoded by the coding sequence ATGAATTACGTAAGTACAAGGAATAATCATCCTGCAGTACAATCTTCACAGGCCATAAATCTTGGAATGGTTCCTTCGGGGGGGTTGTTTGTTCCTGAAACCATACCGCAACTTTCAATTAACGATTGTATCGGTAAGTCATATACTGCTACGGCTGAACAGGTTTTGGCTCCTTTACTGGATGACTTTTCTTCAAAAGAAATTAAGGATTGTGTCGCGCTGGCATATGATAACAGTTTTGATGTGCCTGATGTAATTAATTTATCAAAAGTTTCTCCCGATAGCTGGGTACTGGAGCTTTGGCACGGTCCTACAGCGGCTTTTAAGGATGTAGCACTTCAAATTATGCCCCATTTCATGAGGTATTCAAAGCAGAAAAACTCTGAGCGCAGGCATACTCTTATAATGGTTGCTACAAGCGGTGATACCGGAAAAGCTGCATTGGAGGGGTTTAAAGATTGTGAGGGTATATCGATTGTGGTATTTTTCCCTCATGGTGGCGTAAGCGAAGTTCAGAAGCTTCAAATGCTGACTACTTCTGGTAACAATACTTCTGTTATTGCAGTAGAGGGCAACTTTGATGATTGTCAAAGCTCGGTCAAAGAGCTTTTTTCTGATAAGCAACTTAGAGAAAAAGCTCAGAGAAAAGGGGTAGCCTTTTCATCAGCAAATTCTATAAACTGGGGACGTCTGTGTCCGCAAATAGTGTACTATGTAAAAGCTTACGCCTCTTTGGTTGAAAAGGGGGAAGTTGCCGTGGGTGAAAGCATAGACTTTTGTATCCCTACCGGAAACTTTGGTAATATACTTGCAGGCTATTATGCTCAGAAAATGGGACTGCCGATTCGTAAGTTGATTTGTGCATCCAATAAAAATAACGTATTAACAGATTTCTTCAAAACAGGGCACTACGATCGAAATCGTCAGTTTCACCGAACGATGTCTCCATCGATGGATATTCTTATCTCCTCTAACCTTGAGCGTTTTCTTTTTGAAATGACCGGGCATAATGCAGATAAGGTTTTAAAATGGTATAATCAGCTTCAAGACCGGGGAGAGTTTAAAGTTGATGAAGAAACGTTTGAAACTATGAGAGCTGTTATCGAAGCTTCGTGGGTAGATGAGCCTGCTGTTTTGGAAACAATTGGTGAAGTCTATAAACAAAGCGGCTATGTTCTTGATACACATACTGCAGTAGCGTTTGCCGCTTCACGGAAGGTTAAAAAAGATGCTGTGCCTGTAATTATTGCTTCAACAGCAAGTCCTTTTAAATTTAGCGGTGATGTGCTTCAGGGCTTAAACAAGGGGGAAGCTGCTGAGGATGAGTTTGAATCGGTTAGAAAACTTCATGAACTAAGTAAAATGAATATACACCGGGCGGTTGATGGATTGAAGGAAAAGAGAATCAATCACGGTTTGGTGATAAGTAAAGGTGAGATGGGAAAAGTTGTTGAAAAGATTGTTTCTGAAATAGTTTGA
- a CDS encoding cofactor-independent phosphoglycerate mutase, which translates to MMSSKSKYAILVGDGMADFPIAALDNKTPLEWARTPNMDKVVESGRTGLAATVPEGLPPGSDVANMSLMGYDPLKYYCGRAPIEAASMGVELGEGDIAFRCNLVTLRQGIMEDYSAGHIDNDDATELITLLEKELGNKNVKFYPGISYRHLVVLKGIKADLNCTPPHDISGRLFADALPRGQGSEEVKGLMQRASQILSDAAINKRRKESGKLPATDIWLWGQGPSIKLPDLKERFGLSGSVISAVDLVRGLGKLTGLNVRIVEGATGYLGTNYAGKVSAARDALMNEDFVYLHVEAPDETSHEGSLEKKILAIEEFDQFLVGEMIKIQEQIKNLRILVMPDHATPVSLKTHHAAPVPFGVSGAGIKRDAALAYNEKAASGYEPISGPSLFEAFIKGTL; encoded by the coding sequence ATGATGAGCTCGAAATCAAAATATGCTATACTTGTCGGTGATGGAATGGCAGACTTTCCCATAGCTGCACTGGATAATAAAACTCCACTTGAATGGGCCAGAACTCCTAATATGGATAAGGTGGTGGAATCTGGGCGTACGGGACTTGCGGCAACCGTTCCAGAGGGGTTGCCTCCTGGAAGCGATGTCGCAAACATGTCCTTAATGGGGTATGACCCTCTTAAATATTATTGCGGGCGTGCTCCTATTGAAGCTGCGAGTATGGGGGTGGAACTTGGAGAGGGCGATATTGCATTCAGGTGTAATCTGGTTACTTTAAGACAGGGTATAATGGAGGATTACAGTGCCGGTCATATTGATAACGATGATGCCACTGAGCTTATTACTCTTTTGGAAAAAGAGCTTGGAAATAAAAATGTAAAATTTTATCCAGGGATAAGTTATCGTCACCTGGTAGTACTTAAAGGAATAAAGGCTGATCTAAACTGTACACCTCCACATGATATCAGCGGCCGTTTATTTGCCGATGCTCTTCCTCGGGGCCAAGGGAGTGAAGAGGTAAAGGGGTTAATGCAAAGGGCGAGTCAAATTCTATCAGATGCAGCTATAAATAAGAGGCGTAAAGAATCAGGTAAGCTTCCAGCTACCGATATATGGCTTTGGGGTCAGGGCCCTTCAATTAAACTGCCTGATTTAAAGGAGAGGTTTGGACTAAGTGGATCTGTTATTTCTGCTGTGGATCTGGTAAGAGGTCTTGGGAAACTTACTGGTCTTAACGTACGCATAGTTGAAGGTGCTACCGGATATCTGGGTACCAATTATGCAGGAAAAGTTTCTGCCGCCCGGGATGCTCTTATGAATGAAGACTTTGTGTATTTACATGTAGAAGCTCCCGATGAAACGTCTCATGAAGGGTCCTTGGAAAAGAAAATTCTTGCTATTGAGGAGTTCGACCAATTTTTGGTTGGTGAGATGATAAAAATTCAGGAACAGATTAAAAATTTAAGGATTCTGGTAATGCCCGATCATGCTACACCTGTTTCTCTAAAAACTCACCACGCAGCCCCTGTTCCTTTTGGGGTTTCGGGAGCCGGGATAAAAAGAGACGCTGCTTTGGCCTATAACGAAAAAGCCGCATCGGGGTATGAGCCCATATCAGGTCCTTCACTGTTTGAAGCTTTTATCAAAGGAACACTTTAG
- a CDS encoding sugar transferase — protein MILRLLEKIFTFLFDWLAINVALFTTFWIRYSSGLFSVESQDAINPYSYIEPSFILSGAWLVLFFLTGLYRDWYKESRVDEFFVVARTIFMGMFFLFLITSAPQIMEFARTGDINAFLTPTKFATLFTYGGCMLFFASINRFAMHTFIAFLHSKGIAVNKILIIGANDSGKKLLKDINSFPKLGYRVVGFVDDDGKKCGSSYEGLPVLGTYSKIPQIIKKEGIDGIIISHVSASPNEISKILDYCGDINVTIYMVPSLMDVITGHLKTHQLFGVPLMVLLQDHMPGWEAQIKRLIDMLISLSVLVIGAPLWSLLAIIIRLTSPGSPIYSQTRVGQNGKNYTMYKFRSMYIDAEKRSGPQWASENDPRITPVGRFIRKTRLDEIPQFFNVLKGEMSLVGPRPERPVFVEQLKREIPWYIRRIKMKPGITGWAQVKHKYDASIEDVKEKVIHDLYYFENMSLSLDIKILLRTILVVLTGKGAH, from the coding sequence ATGATTTTGCGACTGCTGGAGAAGATTTTTACATTCCTTTTTGATTGGTTAGCTATAAATGTAGCTTTATTTACCACTTTTTGGATTCGCTATTCTTCAGGGTTATTTTCAGTTGAATCACAGGATGCCATAAATCCCTATTCTTATATCGAACCCAGTTTTATTCTTAGTGGTGCATGGTTGGTACTTTTTTTCCTCACGGGTCTTTACCGTGACTGGTATAAAGAATCCAGGGTGGATGAGTTCTTCGTTGTCGCTCGAACAATTTTCATGGGAATGTTTTTCCTTTTTCTTATCACCAGTGCTCCGCAAATAATGGAATTTGCACGCACTGGAGATATTAATGCCTTTCTGACACCTACCAAATTTGCAACTCTGTTCACTTATGGCGGATGTATGCTTTTCTTTGCATCAATAAACCGTTTTGCGATGCATACATTTATTGCCTTTCTACACTCAAAAGGTATTGCAGTAAATAAGATATTAATTATCGGAGCTAATGATTCGGGAAAAAAACTACTAAAGGATATAAACTCATTCCCCAAGCTTGGGTACAGGGTTGTAGGATTTGTGGACGATGATGGGAAAAAGTGCGGCTCAAGTTACGAAGGGTTACCGGTTTTGGGTACTTATTCCAAAATACCTCAAATCATAAAAAAAGAGGGCATAGATGGTATAATTATAAGTCATGTAAGTGCTTCTCCCAATGAGATTTCAAAAATCCTTGATTATTGTGGTGATATAAATGTGACGATTTACATGGTGCCATCACTTATGGATGTGATTACCGGGCATTTAAAAACTCATCAACTCTTTGGTGTTCCACTGATGGTCTTACTTCAGGACCATATGCCAGGCTGGGAAGCACAGATTAAGCGTCTTATTGATATGCTGATCTCTCTTAGTGTATTGGTTATTGGTGCGCCTCTATGGAGTTTGCTTGCCATTATAATCCGTCTTACTTCTCCGGGGTCTCCTATATACAGTCAGACCAGGGTAGGGCAAAACGGTAAGAATTATACTATGTATAAATTCAGATCAATGTATATAGATGCCGAGAAGAGGTCGGGGCCGCAGTGGGCTTCGGAAAATGACCCAAGGATAACACCAGTGGGTCGCTTTATTCGTAAAACAAGACTTGATGAGATACCTCAATTTTTTAATGTTTTAAAAGGTGAGATGAGTCTTGTTGGGCCGCGTCCGGAAAGACCTGTTTTTGTAGAGCAGCTCAAAAGAGAAATCCCCTGGTATATCAGAAGAATAAAGATGAAACCAGGTATTACAGGTTGGGCTCAGGTAAAACATAAGTATGATGCATCCATTGAGGATGTAAAAGAGAAAGTAATTCATGATCTTTACTATTTTGAAAATATGTCACTGTCTCTAGACATCAAAATACTTCTCAGAACAATTTTAGTCGTTCTGACCGGCAAGGGTGCACATTAA
- a CDS encoding ZIP family metal transporter yields the protein MLYWILLATLSTSLMAFVGALTLFFRSHILKLILSVLVAFSAGTLLGASFIHLIPEAFHERGVDEQLFLWLLLGFTVMFLLEQTISWHHCNFITEKQKKAPVTYMILVADGVHNFIDGLAIGGAFIVSFEAGIAVWVASIAHEIPQELGEFGVLLHGGWKKGKALLFNFISALSIVPGGVVAYFAAQFLDMTFLLPFAAGTFIYIAASDLIPEVKHTEELRDGLKHFVAFIAGMALMYLIESTFHH from the coding sequence ATGCTATACTGGATACTTTTAGCGACCCTGTCGACCAGTCTAATGGCGTTTGTCGGAGCCCTTACTCTCTTTTTCAGGTCCCATATACTAAAACTAATCCTTTCGGTTTTGGTAGCTTTTTCTGCCGGCACTCTTTTAGGGGCTTCATTTATCCACCTTATACCAGAAGCGTTTCATGAAAGGGGAGTAGACGAACAGTTGTTTTTGTGGTTGCTGCTGGGGTTTACCGTAATGTTTTTGCTTGAGCAGACCATAAGTTGGCATCACTGTAACTTTATTACAGAAAAGCAGAAAAAAGCGCCTGTCACCTATATGATCCTGGTAGCAGATGGGGTACATAACTTCATTGATGGTCTTGCAATAGGTGGAGCTTTTATTGTGAGCTTTGAAGCTGGTATTGCTGTTTGGGTAGCAAGTATTGCTCACGAAATACCCCAGGAACTTGGTGAGTTTGGTGTTTTGCTTCATGGTGGGTGGAAAAAGGGAAAGGCCCTGCTTTTTAACTTTATTTCTGCATTAAGTATTGTGCCAGGAGGCGTTGTAGCATATTTTGCTGCACAATTTCTGGACATGACTTTCCTTTTGCCTTTTGCTGCCGGCACATTTATCTACATTGCTGCTTCAGACCTTATTCCAGAGGTAAAACATACCGAAGAGCTTAGGGATGGGTTAAAACATTTTGTTGCGTTTATAGCTGGTATGGCACTGATGTATTTGATTGAGAGCACTTTTCACCATTAA
- a CDS encoding TIM barrel protein translates to MRLGIKLDLRFSRSEKLRELFEGRDILNTLFDLGIRAVEIPIGETTDRKRMADHFAKIIESGLVVSIHPYSEGTKFNPLYFSPTPKDPCRLFHEEIFLLALDAAVLQKQRVIVNLHPAAGPASVPRELQLERSAKFFGWSNRWCEEFAQGVIPVAELQIAPNRDEGLFRIGDTFEELEYINSYSSSGLCWDFGHSFLNHIRYATTPLPPPHLIEKIVHVHCHDALDGVDHMPLLYANSGWEYNLITLRQRGFDGTVILEVPSKNFLKAGGFESVERSVKNLKKVLDQPV, encoded by the coding sequence ATGAGGCTGGGGATTAAGCTGGACCTGAGGTTTTCAAGAAGCGAAAAGCTCAGAGAACTTTTTGAGGGGCGGGATATTTTAAATACGCTTTTTGATCTGGGAATCAGAGCTGTTGAAATACCGATAGGAGAAACCACCGATCGCAAACGCATGGCGGATCACTTCGCTAAAATAATAGAATCTGGTTTGGTTGTCTCTATTCATCCCTATTCTGAGGGAACAAAATTCAACCCGCTTTATTTTTCACCTACACCAAAGGATCCCTGTCGTTTGTTTCATGAGGAGATTTTTCTTCTGGCATTGGATGCAGCGGTCCTGCAAAAGCAAAGAGTTATAGTAAATCTTCACCCGGCTGCCGGTCCTGCTTCAGTACCAAGGGAGTTGCAGCTTGAGCGTTCAGCAAAGTTTTTCGGGTGGAGCAATAGGTGGTGTGAGGAGTTTGCTCAGGGGGTAATCCCTGTTGCAGAGCTTCAGATAGCCCCAAACAGGGATGAGGGGTTGTTTAGAATTGGAGATACATTTGAGGAGCTTGAGTATATAAATAGCTACAGTTCAAGTGGTTTGTGCTGGGACTTTGGTCACAGTTTTCTTAACCATATTCGATATGCTACTACTCCCCTGCCCCCGCCACATCTGATTGAGAAGATAGTTCATGTTCATTGTCACGATGCATTGGACGGGGTAGATCATATGCCATTACTTTATGCAAATAGTGGTTGGGAATACAATCTTATCACCTTACGCCAAAGGGGTTTTGACGGAACGGTGATCCTTGAGGTGCCATCGAAAAACTTTTTAAAAGCAGGTGGATTTGAGTCTGTTGAAAGGTCGGTTAAAAACCTGAAAAAAGTACTTGATCAGCCGGTGTAA
- the rsmA gene encoding 16S rRNA (adenine(1518)-N(6)/adenine(1519)-N(6))-dimethyltransferase RsmA: MGPKKQLGQHFLIAPSYAKRIAEAVPCCNSECKVLEIGPGRGALSVPLKERCPAFHLVEVDKDVLESLTRKLGEGEYTLHRADVMKFDYGLVGFPLHVVGNLPYNIGACIIKKTLLYGSKVKTCTFMVQREVAQRIVSGPHSRDNGFLSIFCQFFGTVKILFNVPPGAFFPPPRVDSSVFQVVVDPNVEEKLSPEHWERFFAFVDSGFSMRRKQLAKILSVKYGKRRLYYESVLEQIGIDKLSRPEDLDVSLWLELFRKCTL; the protein is encoded by the coding sequence TTGGGTCCCAAAAAACAACTTGGACAGCATTTTCTTATCGCCCCCTCTTATGCCAAAAGAATTGCAGAGGCAGTACCTTGTTGCAATTCAGAGTGCAAGGTTCTTGAAATAGGGCCCGGACGGGGTGCTTTAAGTGTACCTCTTAAAGAGCGTTGTCCTGCTTTTCATCTTGTTGAAGTAGATAAAGATGTTTTAGAATCTCTAACGAGAAAACTTGGAGAGGGAGAATATACGCTTCACCGTGCAGATGTAATGAAATTTGATTACGGGTTGGTAGGTTTTCCTCTTCATGTGGTAGGTAATCTGCCCTATAATATCGGTGCCTGTATTATAAAGAAGACCCTTTTATATGGCTCGAAGGTAAAAACGTGTACGTTTATGGTTCAAAGAGAGGTTGCTCAGAGAATTGTTTCCGGGCCCCACAGCAGAGACAATGGTTTTTTGTCAATATTTTGCCAGTTTTTTGGAACAGTGAAAATACTATTTAATGTTCCACCAGGAGCTTTTTTTCCACCACCCAGGGTTGATTCATCGGTGTTTCAGGTAGTGGTGGATCCAAATGTGGAAGAAAAACTTTCCCCGGAGCACTGGGAACGTTTCTTTGCTTTTGTAGACAGTGGGTTTTCAATGAGAAGAAAGCAACTTGCCAAGATCCTCAGTGTTAAATATGGCAAAAGGCGATTGTATTACGAATCTGTTTTGGAGCAAATCGGTATCGACAAATTGTCAAGACCGGAGGACCTTGATGTATCGTTGTGGCTTGAGCTTTTTAGGAAGTGCACTCTGTGA